In one Sesamum indicum cultivar Zhongzhi No. 13 linkage group LG12, S_indicum_v1.0, whole genome shotgun sequence genomic region, the following are encoded:
- the LOC105175952 gene encoding ankyrin repeat-containing protein At5g02620-like isoform X1, whose protein sequence is MARKFRLQRSRKSKKNVECSSRTDSDGSLHSAASKFDDDCSSATTAGESSVQITGASHVHHTSGDVVDVPVADKSPPTRPQPGGEGNGPTSQGKRSERRSLCCALMYQAALRGDWQAAALLLETHPNLATEQITQRGDTALHVAAATKRTKFVQELVNHMSANDLLSKNVHGHTAFSYAAASGIVEIAAVMMEKNENLITNSGNNEMKPIYIAALLGNRDMVSYLYQFTRVQDLSIDEWFHLLIATLRNNMHDIALDILNKNSDGTSNRSLATRTITSVVKGKNGYPSTTKNEGTALHKLAEQDLSDINARQEAILETFLKTFATVPLLSRYKKIFDRPLVRKRAWLVAERLWAELQRSEGGNAFELLEEPPILHEAAKVGNVVFITMLTRSDPDLIWKIDSNKHYIFHTAVLHRQENVFSLIHQIGSMKELIAISLDNNCNNIMHLAGKLAPPDRLKTVSGAALQMQRELLWFKEVEKVVPPSCLEMRNGEGLRPRELFSLEHKSLLIKGETWMKDTANNCMIVAALIATVAFAAAFTLPGGNNSDTGMPILMKKTYFTFFAVSNGVALFSSTASIIMFLSILTSRYQEDDFLVSLPTKLIFGLATLFTSIVGMVIAFTTTFFLLFHEEKTSVLKWIAVSACVYLITLFAGLHIQLWIDTICSAYRSRFLFGKSKHTLY, encoded by the exons ATGGCACGCAAATTTCGACTGCAGAGGAGCAGAAAATCTAAAAAGAATGTTGAGTGCAGCAGTAGAACTGATAGTGATGGAAGCCTCCATTCAGCTGCATCGAAATTCGACGATGACTGCAGCTCTGCTACCACCGCTGGTGAATCATCTGTTCAAATAACTGGAGCCTCCCATGTGCACCATACATCAGGAGATGTGGTCGACGTCCCAGTTGCTGACAAATCACCACCAACTAGGCCACAACCTGGAGGGGAAGGTAATGGTCCAACTTCCCAAG GGAAAAGATCAGAAAGGCGTTCACTATGCTGTGCACTGATGTATCAAGCTGCTCTCAGAGGTGACTGGCAAGCTGCTGCGCTTCTTTTGGAGACGCATCCAAATTTAGCTACCGAACAGATTACACAAAGAGGTGATACAGCCCTTCACGTGGCTGCTGCCACCAAACGCACCAAGTTTGTACAGGAACTGGTTAATCACATGAGTGCAAATGATTTATTGTCTAAGAATGTGCATGGGCATACCGCATTTAGCTATGCAGCTGCTTCAGGGATAGTAGAAATTGCTGCTGTAATGATGGAAAAGAATGAGAATCTGATCACCAACTCAGGTAACAACGAAATGAAACCCATTTATATTGCAGCTTTGCTTGGAAACAGGGATATGGTTTCATATCTTTACCAATTCACACGTGTTCAAGATCTATCAATCGACGAATGGTTTCATCTTCTCATAGCCACACTACGCAATAACATGCATG ATATAGCATTAGATATATTGAACAAGAATAGTGATGGCACATCAAATAGATCTCTCGCAACAAGGACAATAACATCAGTTGTAAAGGGAAAAAATGGTTATCCTAGTACCACCAAGAATGAAGGAACTGCCTTACACAAGTTAGCTGAACAGGATTTATCAGACATCAATGCGAGGCAAGAAGCAATATTGGAGACCTTCCTTAAGACATTTGCTACAGTCCCACTTCTTTCAC gatataaaaagatttttgacCGACCTTTAGTGAGAAAAAGAGCTTGGTTAGTGGCTGAGAGGCTGTGGGCAGAGTTGCAACGATCAGAAGGGGGTAATGCGTTTGAGCTGCTCGAAGAGCCtccaattctccatgaagCTGCCAAAGTAGGTAATGTTGTGTTTATAACCATGCTCACTCGCAGTGATCCTGATCTTATATGGAAAATTGACAGCAACAAACACTATATATTCCATACGGCTGTTTTACATCGACAAGAGAATGTATTTAGCCTCATTCATCAGATAGGATCCATGAAAGAATTGATTGCAATATCTTTAGATAATAATTGTAACAACATTATGCATTTAGCTGGGAAATTAGCACCCCCCGACAGATTGAAGACTGTATCTGGCGCAGCTCTTCAAATGCAAAGAGAGCTCTTGTGGTTTAAG GAAGTGGAGAAGGTTGTGCCACCTTCATGTCTTGAGATGAGAAACGGAGAAGGGTTACGACCAAGAGAATTATTTTCGCTGGAGCATAAATCATTGTTGATAAAGGGGGAAACATGGATGAAGGATACAGCAAATAATTGCATGATCGTGGCAGCTTTAATTGCCACAGTGGCATTTGCTGCTGCATTTACCCTACCAGGAGGAAATAATAGCGATACAGGGATGCCGATACTTATGAAGAAAACATACTTCACATTTTTCGCTGTATCTAATGGGGTAGCGTTGTTTAGCTCAACAGCTTCAATCATAATGTTCTTGTCCATCCTAACCTCGCGTTACCAAGAAGACGATTTCCTCGTCTCTTTACCAACGAAATTGATATTCGGGCTCGCCACACTCTTCACATCTATTGTTGGCATGGTCATTGCTTTCACAACCACCTTCTTTTTGCTCTTCCATGAGGAAAAGACATCGGTTCTCAAATGGATAGCTGTTTCTGCCTGTGTTTACCTTATCACTCTATTTGCAGGTCTGCACATTCAGTTATGGATTGACACGATATGCTCAGCATATCGGTCCAGGTTCCTGTTTGGCAAAAGTAAGCATACCCTTTACTGA
- the LOC105175952 gene encoding ankyrin repeat-containing protein At5g02620-like isoform X2 produces MARKFRLQRSRKSKKNVECSSRTDSDGSLHSAASKFDDDCSSATTAGESSVQITGASHVHHTSGDVVDVPVADKSPPTRPQPGGEGKRSERRSLCCALMYQAALRGDWQAAALLLETHPNLATEQITQRGDTALHVAAATKRTKFVQELVNHMSANDLLSKNVHGHTAFSYAAASGIVEIAAVMMEKNENLITNSGNNEMKPIYIAALLGNRDMVSYLYQFTRVQDLSIDEWFHLLIATLRNNMHDIALDILNKNSDGTSNRSLATRTITSVVKGKNGYPSTTKNEGTALHKLAEQDLSDINARQEAILETFLKTFATVPLLSRYKKIFDRPLVRKRAWLVAERLWAELQRSEGGNAFELLEEPPILHEAAKVGNVVFITMLTRSDPDLIWKIDSNKHYIFHTAVLHRQENVFSLIHQIGSMKELIAISLDNNCNNIMHLAGKLAPPDRLKTVSGAALQMQRELLWFKEVEKVVPPSCLEMRNGEGLRPRELFSLEHKSLLIKGETWMKDTANNCMIVAALIATVAFAAAFTLPGGNNSDTGMPILMKKTYFTFFAVSNGVALFSSTASIIMFLSILTSRYQEDDFLVSLPTKLIFGLATLFTSIVGMVIAFTTTFFLLFHEEKTSVLKWIAVSACVYLITLFAGLHIQLWIDTICSAYRSRFLFGKSKHTLY; encoded by the exons ATGGCACGCAAATTTCGACTGCAGAGGAGCAGAAAATCTAAAAAGAATGTTGAGTGCAGCAGTAGAACTGATAGTGATGGAAGCCTCCATTCAGCTGCATCGAAATTCGACGATGACTGCAGCTCTGCTACCACCGCTGGTGAATCATCTGTTCAAATAACTGGAGCCTCCCATGTGCACCATACATCAGGAGATGTGGTCGACGTCCCAGTTGCTGACAAATCACCACCAACTAGGCCACAACCTGGAGGGGAAG GGAAAAGATCAGAAAGGCGTTCACTATGCTGTGCACTGATGTATCAAGCTGCTCTCAGAGGTGACTGGCAAGCTGCTGCGCTTCTTTTGGAGACGCATCCAAATTTAGCTACCGAACAGATTACACAAAGAGGTGATACAGCCCTTCACGTGGCTGCTGCCACCAAACGCACCAAGTTTGTACAGGAACTGGTTAATCACATGAGTGCAAATGATTTATTGTCTAAGAATGTGCATGGGCATACCGCATTTAGCTATGCAGCTGCTTCAGGGATAGTAGAAATTGCTGCTGTAATGATGGAAAAGAATGAGAATCTGATCACCAACTCAGGTAACAACGAAATGAAACCCATTTATATTGCAGCTTTGCTTGGAAACAGGGATATGGTTTCATATCTTTACCAATTCACACGTGTTCAAGATCTATCAATCGACGAATGGTTTCATCTTCTCATAGCCACACTACGCAATAACATGCATG ATATAGCATTAGATATATTGAACAAGAATAGTGATGGCACATCAAATAGATCTCTCGCAACAAGGACAATAACATCAGTTGTAAAGGGAAAAAATGGTTATCCTAGTACCACCAAGAATGAAGGAACTGCCTTACACAAGTTAGCTGAACAGGATTTATCAGACATCAATGCGAGGCAAGAAGCAATATTGGAGACCTTCCTTAAGACATTTGCTACAGTCCCACTTCTTTCAC gatataaaaagatttttgacCGACCTTTAGTGAGAAAAAGAGCTTGGTTAGTGGCTGAGAGGCTGTGGGCAGAGTTGCAACGATCAGAAGGGGGTAATGCGTTTGAGCTGCTCGAAGAGCCtccaattctccatgaagCTGCCAAAGTAGGTAATGTTGTGTTTATAACCATGCTCACTCGCAGTGATCCTGATCTTATATGGAAAATTGACAGCAACAAACACTATATATTCCATACGGCTGTTTTACATCGACAAGAGAATGTATTTAGCCTCATTCATCAGATAGGATCCATGAAAGAATTGATTGCAATATCTTTAGATAATAATTGTAACAACATTATGCATTTAGCTGGGAAATTAGCACCCCCCGACAGATTGAAGACTGTATCTGGCGCAGCTCTTCAAATGCAAAGAGAGCTCTTGTGGTTTAAG GAAGTGGAGAAGGTTGTGCCACCTTCATGTCTTGAGATGAGAAACGGAGAAGGGTTACGACCAAGAGAATTATTTTCGCTGGAGCATAAATCATTGTTGATAAAGGGGGAAACATGGATGAAGGATACAGCAAATAATTGCATGATCGTGGCAGCTTTAATTGCCACAGTGGCATTTGCTGCTGCATTTACCCTACCAGGAGGAAATAATAGCGATACAGGGATGCCGATACTTATGAAGAAAACATACTTCACATTTTTCGCTGTATCTAATGGGGTAGCGTTGTTTAGCTCAACAGCTTCAATCATAATGTTCTTGTCCATCCTAACCTCGCGTTACCAAGAAGACGATTTCCTCGTCTCTTTACCAACGAAATTGATATTCGGGCTCGCCACACTCTTCACATCTATTGTTGGCATGGTCATTGCTTTCACAACCACCTTCTTTTTGCTCTTCCATGAGGAAAAGACATCGGTTCTCAAATGGATAGCTGTTTCTGCCTGTGTTTACCTTATCACTCTATTTGCAGGTCTGCACATTCAGTTATGGATTGACACGATATGCTCAGCATATCGGTCCAGGTTCCTGTTTGGCAAAAGTAAGCATACCCTTTACTGA
- the LOC110013016 gene encoding uncharacterized protein LOC110013016, with product MALSSSPLDGTNFLPWSRAVYVALGTKMKLDFIDGSFPRPMIGTTNFEQWRRVDLMATSWIWNSISRDIVEGFMYVSSSRELWLEIQARYGRSNGPMVYLFQREIAFIAQGDMSLTSYMTKFKKLWSELLCLSPTPSCTCGECSCGVNKAITAKEEATQLLQFLMGLHEVYDAERSQILMQDPLPNMERAFAMLYTVEK from the coding sequence ATGGCTTTATCTTCGTCACCACTAGATGGCACGAATTTTTTGCCCTGGAGTCGGGCAGTGTATGTTGCACTTGGAACCAAGATGAAACTTGATTTCATTGATGGGTCATTTCCTAGACCCATGATTGGTACTACGAATTTCGAACAATGGAGGCGAGTGGATTTGATGGCTACCTCCTGGATCTGGAACTCTATTTCCAGAGATATCGTTGAAGGATTTATGTATGTCTCATCATCCCGTGAATTGTGGCTTGAAATTCAAGCCAGATATGGGCGTAGCAATGGCCCTATGGTATATCTTTTTCAACGGGAGATTGCGTTTATTGCTCAGGGAGACATGTCCCTGACATCGTACATGACAAAATTTAAGAAGCTGTGGAGCGAGTTGCTGTGTTTGTCCCCCACACCGAGTTGCACATGTGGGGAGTGTTCTTGTGGAGTTAACAAAGCTATTACAGCAAAGGAGGAAGCGACCCAATTGCTGCAATTCCTTATGGGGCTTCATGAAGTCTATGATGCGGAAAGAAGCCAAATTTTAATGCAAGATCCATTGCCTAATATGGAGCGAGCTTTTGCGATGCTATATactgttgaaaaataa